From a single Microbacterium terrisoli genomic region:
- a CDS encoding TlyA family RNA methyltransferase, with protein MTARLDQTLAARGLARSRTHAQTLIARGVVTVDGRAAVKASTPVDDDARVEVAASDHYVSRAAHKLLAGLDAFDVRVAGRVALDMGASTGGFTQVLRERGARPVIAVDVGHGQLVDQIATDPGVRAVEGFNVRYMTPETLREASGVDAAPGVITGDLSFISLTLVLPAARAVAAPGADLVLLIKPQFEAGRTAVRGGLVTDPAVRAEAVADVLWAAWDHGLAVRGLIASPILGTHGNREFVVHLTETTPAARDATVHSPTDATPAPVGDPSEWMGTVNRLTGSS; from the coding sequence ATGACGGCGCGCTTGGACCAGACGCTGGCGGCGCGTGGACTCGCGCGCTCGCGCACGCACGCGCAGACCCTCATCGCGCGGGGCGTTGTGACCGTGGACGGTCGCGCCGCCGTCAAGGCCTCGACACCCGTCGATGATGACGCTCGCGTCGAGGTCGCGGCATCCGATCATTACGTCAGCAGGGCCGCGCACAAACTTCTGGCGGGTCTGGACGCCTTCGACGTGCGCGTGGCCGGTCGCGTGGCGCTGGACATGGGCGCCTCGACCGGCGGATTCACCCAAGTGCTGCGTGAACGCGGGGCGCGCCCGGTGATCGCCGTCGACGTCGGCCACGGTCAGTTGGTCGACCAGATCGCCACCGACCCCGGCGTGCGCGCCGTGGAGGGCTTCAACGTGCGGTACATGACGCCCGAGACGCTGCGCGAGGCAAGCGGGGTGGATGCCGCGCCCGGCGTGATCACGGGCGACCTGTCCTTCATCTCGCTCACGCTCGTGCTGCCGGCCGCCCGTGCGGTCGCCGCGCCCGGCGCCGACCTCGTGCTGCTGATCAAACCGCAGTTCGAGGCGGGACGCACGGCGGTCAGAGGCGGGCTGGTCACCGATCCCGCGGTGCGCGCCGAGGCCGTCGCCGACGTGCTGTGGGCCGCGTGGGACCATGGTCTCGCCGTGCGAGGACTGATCGCATCACCGATCCTCGGCACCCATGGCAACCGCGAGTTCGTCGTGCACCTCACCGAGACCACGCCGGCCGCGCGCGATGCGACTGTGCACAGTCCGACCGACGCGACGCCGGCACCCGTTGGTGATCCGTCAGAATGGATGGGCACCGTGAACCGACTGACGGGAAGCTCATGA
- a CDS encoding HAD-IIA family hydrolase: MGLFGRSHKPSAATPLDGVDTVLADLDGVVYAGSGALPHAVESLNRAAEGRRLGYITNNASRTDANVAAHLRELGLTDTQPTDIVTSPQAAVRLLRTKIDPGAVILVVGGEGLVTEVQKAGYTVTRSADDGPAAVLQGFSPDIAWTDLAEAAFALKAPEDEGGIPWIATNTDWTLPQARGIAPGNGTLVSAVHTAVGRLATVAGKPEPAIFHEAVARFQARSPLFIGDRLDTDIAGAQAAGLPSVMVLTGVDRPKHLLAAPPTSRPTFILEDLRQLFEPYPDTVAERDTTRVGDAVVRIDGPDLRIVEAGSRPIDLVRAGAAAVWNSGRAIFGFTVQPELYADPFFRP, encoded by the coding sequence ATGGGGCTGTTCGGCCGTTCGCACAAGCCGTCCGCGGCAACGCCTCTGGATGGGGTCGACACCGTCCTGGCGGACCTCGACGGCGTCGTGTACGCCGGCTCGGGGGCACTGCCTCACGCCGTCGAGAGTCTGAACCGTGCGGCCGAGGGCCGGCGGCTCGGCTACATCACGAACAACGCGTCGCGCACCGACGCGAACGTCGCGGCGCATCTGCGGGAACTGGGCCTGACAGACACGCAGCCCACGGACATCGTGACCAGCCCGCAGGCCGCCGTGCGCCTGCTGCGCACGAAGATCGACCCGGGTGCGGTGATCCTCGTGGTCGGGGGCGAAGGCCTGGTCACCGAGGTGCAGAAGGCCGGCTACACCGTCACGCGCAGCGCCGATGATGGGCCGGCTGCGGTACTGCAGGGCTTCTCGCCTGACATCGCCTGGACCGACCTGGCCGAAGCGGCCTTCGCGCTGAAGGCACCCGAAGATGAGGGCGGCATTCCGTGGATCGCCACGAACACCGACTGGACGCTCCCGCAGGCACGCGGCATCGCCCCGGGCAACGGCACGCTGGTCTCGGCCGTGCACACCGCAGTGGGTCGCCTGGCCACGGTGGCGGGCAAGCCCGAGCCGGCGATCTTCCACGAGGCCGTCGCACGGTTCCAGGCGAGGTCGCCGCTGTTCATCGGCGACCGACTCGACACCGACATCGCCGGGGCACAGGCCGCCGGGTTGCCGTCGGTGATGGTGCTGACCGGGGTGGATCGCCCGAAGCACCTGCTGGCCGCGCCGCCCACGAGCCGGCCCACCTTCATCCTCGAAGACCTGCGCCAACTGTTCGAGCCGTACCCCGACACCGTCGCCGAGCGCGACACGACCCGAGTGGGCGATGCCGTGGTGCGCATCGACGGCCCGGATCTGCGCATCGTCGAGGCGGGAAGCCGTCCGATCGACCTGGTGCGGGCAGGGGCGGCCGCGGTCTGGAACTCCGGCAGAGCGATCTTCGGATTCACCGTTCAGCCTGAGTTGTACGCCGATCCGTTCTTCCGCCCCTGA